The Amycolatopsis sp. DG1A-15b genome contains the following window.
TTCGTACAGCTCCTGCGGGATGGTCTGCAGGCCGGACAGCCAGATCAGCATGTGGAAGCCGACCGCCTGCCAGATCGACAGCACGATGATCGCGGTCAGCGCGGTGCTCGGGTCGTTCAGCCACGCGGTGCCCTGCCAGGCGCCGAAGGTGATGGAGTCGATGAAGGAGTTGATCAGCCCCTCCGGCTGGTACATGAACTTCCACAGGATCGACACCACGACGATCGAGGTCACGACCGGGATGAAGAAGACGACCCGGAACGCCACCGCGCCGCGGATCTTCCGGTTCACCAGGATGGCCAGCAGCAGCCCGAACCCGGCCTGCACCGGCACCACCACGGCGGCGAAACAGAACGTGTTGACCAGCGAGCGGAGGAACGTCGGATCCGCGGTGAAGGCGCGGACGAAGTTGTCGAGACCGGTGAAGGTGGTCGGTTCGGGCGAGACGAGCCGGGCGTTGGTGAACGACAGGACGAACCCGAGGATCACCGGGACGATCAGGAACGCCAGCAGCAACACCACGGCCGGGGCGGCCATGGCCCAGCCCGCGCGGCGCTGGGAACGCAGTTCGTGGCGGGTTTTTCGCCCGGTGACGGGTGGGGGTGCCGCGCTCGCGGCGCGGGTGTCCGACGAGATGGTCGCCGTCATGGGAGGAGCCTTCCCTCTCGGCCCGCCCGGCGCCGGCGCCGGGCGGGGAGCGACGAGCTAGAAGCCGTAGCCGTTCTGGGACTTGATGTCGGTGTCGATCGCCTGCACGGCGGTGTCGAGCGCCGGCTTCACGTCGGCACCGCTCATGATGTCCTTGGCCGCCTTCTCGAAGGTCGAGGAGATCACCGGGTAGCCGGGGGTGGCCGGGCGGGCGAGGGCGAACTTCTGCGACAGCACGGCGAACGGGTGCAGCGGAGCGGTGTCGCCGAAGTACTTCGACGCGGCCGCGGCCGCCGTGGTGCTCGGGATGACCACCTGGCTGTCGGCGAAGGCGGTCAGGTACTTGTCCTGGAAGCTGAACTTCAGGTACGCGCGGGCGCCTTCGGTGTTCTTGCAGCCGGCGGAAATGCCCCACTGCCACGAACCGCCACCGATCTTCGGGCCCTTGCCGAAGTCCACCGGCGGCAGGATCAGCAGGTCGTTGCCGACGCTTTCGAGCGCATCCTTGGCGTTCCACACGCCGGTGTAGCTGAGCGCGACCTTGTTGTCGATGAAGCGCTGGTTGCCGACCGGGCCCGCGTTGTCCGCCCAGCCGCTCTTGAACGCCTGCTGGAACCAGGTGAAGAACTTCACCGCGTCCGGGCCGTTCAAGACGCCGTCGGCGGATTTCATGGTGGCCCGGTCGATCAGGTCACCGCCGGTGCTCTGCAGCATCGGCGAGTACGCGTACGACCACCACTCGCCCTTGTCGGCGGCGCCCAGGTCCAGCGGCGTGGCGTAGCCGCTCGCCTTCAGCTTGGCGACGGCGGCGTCGAACTCGTCGAGCGTCCACGGCTTCTCGACGGTCGGGATCCGGATCTGGTTCTTGTCCAGCACCGACTTCCGCGCGAAGACCGACAACGCGGCGTCCCAGTAGCCCGCCGAATAGACGGTGTCCTTGTACCGGCCGACGGTCGTGGGCAGCAGGGTCCCGATCAGGTCGTCCGGCAGTCCCAGCGGCTGCAGGTAGCCGGCCCAGGCCCAGTTCGGCATCACCGGCCCGTCCATGTCCAGCAGGCAGGGCAGCTTCCGCGACGCGGCGGCCGCGGTGATCGCGTCGTTGTAGGAACCCTGCGGGAAGTTCTGCTGGACGATCTTGTACTGGGTCTGGGACGCGTTGAAGTCGGCAATGATCCGCTGGTAGACCGCCAGCTCGCCGGGGTTGCCCGCCGAGTGCGTCCACATGGTGATTTCACCGGGTCCGCCGGAGGACGAGGAATCCTGGCTCGCGCGGGCACAGCCGCCCAGCGCGAGCACCGCGGTCAGGCCTGCCGCTACCATGATGGTGAGAGATTTGCGTTTCACCGTAGAATCTCTTTCTCTGTTGCGGAGCGCGACCGGCCGTCGCCTCCGTGCCGGATGGCAGCGCCAACTGCCATGTGGAATGCAGTGAGAAGTGCGGTCCGCCGTCAGCCGCCGAACGCGGCAGGCGGCGGGCCCACCGAAGCCCGGCGGATGACCGGGCACGGCATCAGGTACGGGGCCGCCGGGTCCGCCGGACGCAGCCCGAGCGCAACCTCCATCGCCCAGCGGCCCATTTCGTAGTGCGGCAGCGCGATCGTCGTCAACGGCGGATCGAGCTCGGCCGCGACCAGCTGCTGGTCGTCGTAGCCGACGATCGACAGGTCATCGGGCACCGAAAGACCCCGGTGGTGCGCGGCCGCGTAGGCGCCCATCGCCATGCGGTCGTTGAAGCAGAACATCGCGGTGGGCCGTCGCCCGGCCGGCAGGTCCAGCAGCCGCCGGGCCGCGACCCGCCCGCCGCCGGCCACCGGCTCGGCACGGGCGTGCAGGGCGGGATCCGGCTCGATCCCGGCCTCCGCCAGCACCTGCCGGTACCCCTCGTACCGCAGGGGTGACGCGACGAGCTCGAACCGCTCCTCGGCGTCCAGGAAGGCGATCCGGCGGTGCCCGGCGGCCACCAGTTCCCGCACCGCGGCCATCCCGCCCGCCCGTTCGTCCGGGACGACCGCGGCCCGGCCTCCCGCGGCCGCAGCGCAGTCGAGCAGGACGGCGTCCCCGGGCAGGCCGTCCGGCACCTCGACCACGCGGTGCCACATGCTCGCGTAGATCATGGCGTCGACCTGCTGGCCGCTCAGCGCGTTGAGCGCCTGCCGCTCGGCGTCGGCGTCCCCTTCGGTGTCGACCAGGACGACGAGATTTCCCTGCTCACGGGCCACGTCGTTGGCCCCGGCCAGCATCCGCCCGGCGAACGGCGTGCTGGCGATC
Protein-coding sequences here:
- a CDS encoding sugar ABC transporter permease — its product is MTATISSDTRAASAAPPPVTGRKTRHELRSQRRAGWAMAAPAVVLLLAFLIVPVILGFVLSFTNARLVSPEPTTFTGLDNFVRAFTADPTFLRSLVNTFCFAAVVVPVQAGFGLLLAILVNRKIRGAVAFRVVFFIPVVTSIVVVSILWKFMYQPEGLINSFIDSITFGAWQGTAWLNDPSTALTAIIVLSIWQAVGFHMLIWLSGLQTIPQELYEAARIDGAGTWQQFRNVTWPGLRPTRVFVLITITIAALGLFVQIDVMTQGGPVDATSTLVYHAVRMGYHQQQIGYGSALSLVFFVLVLVVALVQRFLTRDKD
- a CDS encoding extracellular solute-binding protein; its protein translation is MKRKSLTIMVAAGLTAVLALGGCARASQDSSSSGGPGEITMWTHSAGNPGELAVYQRIIADFNASQTQYKIVQQNFPQGSYNDAITAAAASRKLPCLLDMDGPVMPNWAWAGYLQPLGLPDDLIGTLLPTTVGRYKDTVYSAGYWDAALSVFARKSVLDKNQIRIPTVEKPWTLDEFDAAVAKLKASGYATPLDLGAADKGEWWSYAYSPMLQSTGGDLIDRATMKSADGVLNGPDAVKFFTWFQQAFKSGWADNAGPVGNQRFIDNKVALSYTGVWNAKDALESVGNDLLILPPVDFGKGPKIGGGSWQWGISAGCKNTEGARAYLKFSFQDKYLTAFADSQVVIPSTTAAAAASKYFGDTAPLHPFAVLSQKFALARPATPGYPVISSTFEKAAKDIMSGADVKPALDTAVQAIDTDIKSQNGYGF
- a CDS encoding LacI family DNA-binding transcriptional regulator is translated as MSDVAARAGVSTATVSMVLSGRDAARVSPQTQRRVREAAEEVGYELNSVARSLRTQQTRMVGLISDTIASTPFAGRMLAGANDVAREQGNLVVLVDTEGDADAERQALNALSGQQVDAMIYASMWHRVVEVPDGLPGDAVLLDCAAAAGGRAAVVPDERAGGMAAVRELVAAGHRRIAFLDAEERFELVASPLRYEGYRQVLAEAGIEPDPALHARAEPVAGGGRVAARRLLDLPAGRRPTAMFCFNDRMAMGAYAAAHHRGLSVPDDLSIVGYDDQQLVAAELDPPLTTIALPHYEMGRWAMEVALGLRPADPAAPYLMPCPVIRRASVGPPPAAFGG